Proteins from one Streptomyces sp. NBC_00289 genomic window:
- a CDS encoding acyl carrier protein has protein sequence MSVLTSKFLLDALQSLNYDVDGVSDETPLGPDGLDLESLTLAEVLMLIEEQFGVHVDEDETERLAGLTVGEFVSALTARSVPEPTSA, from the coding sequence ATGAGCGTGCTGACGAGTAAGTTCCTTCTCGATGCCCTGCAGTCCCTCAACTACGACGTCGACGGTGTCAGCGACGAGACTCCGCTGGGCCCCGACGGTCTGGACCTGGAGTCTCTCACTCTCGCCGAAGTCCTGATGCTCATCGAGGAGCAGTTCGGCGTCCACGTGGACGAGGACGAGACCGAGCGGCTGGCGGGTTTGACCGTGGGGGAGTTCGTGAGCGCCCTGACGGCCCGTTCCGTGCCCGAGCCGACGTCGGCATGA
- a CDS encoding disulfide bond formation protein DsbA, which yields MSMGVQPRLAASDTLGEVASVLGDAADGISGSPARVDLWCDPVCPWAWTTAQWLLEVRRYRPLALRFRVMSLVLLNEGRTDVDARYRLLARHGWGPARLCIAAEQDFGPQSLARLYPALARRFHDKPVRRGPSALRDALTEAQLPPHLVQTATSTVHDEALRVSHEQAVAAFGAQAGTPLLSLHQEGRTATTFFGPVLDTVPLGADAVRLWDGLFALMLTSGFRELKRHRGAEPARN from the coding sequence ATGAGCATGGGAGTCCAGCCGCGGCTGGCCGCTTCGGACACGCTTGGCGAAGTTGCCTCTGTCCTGGGCGACGCGGCAGACGGTATCTCCGGTAGCCCCGCAAGGGTCGACTTGTGGTGCGATCCTGTGTGCCCCTGGGCTTGGACGACCGCGCAGTGGCTGCTGGAGGTACGGCGATACCGGCCACTCGCCCTCAGATTTCGGGTGATGAGCCTTGTCCTCCTCAACGAGGGGCGTACTGACGTGGACGCCCGCTACCGCCTTCTCGCCCGGCACGGATGGGGGCCGGCCCGCCTATGTATCGCCGCTGAACAGGACTTCGGGCCGCAGTCGCTGGCCCGCCTCTATCCGGCGCTGGCACGGCGGTTCCACGACAAACCTGTACGCCGCGGGCCCTCCGCACTGCGCGATGCCCTGACAGAGGCACAGCTGCCCCCGCACCTGGTGCAGACCGCCACCTCGACCGTCCACGACGAAGCCCTGCGTGTCAGCCACGAGCAGGCGGTGGCCGCCTTCGGCGCCCAGGCGGGAACCCCGTTGCTCAGTCTGCACCAGGAAGGCCGAACCGCAACCACATTCTTCGGACCGGTGCTCGACACAGTGCCGCTCGGAGCCGACGCGGTCCGACTATGGGACGGATTGTTCGCTTTGATGCTGACCAGCGGTTTCAGAGAACTCAAGCGCCATCGTGGCGCGGAGCCTGCCCGCAACTGA
- a CDS encoding class I adenylate-forming enzyme family protein produces MNGTTRGTLARDPLLGAGNVIERLLAHGVPPEDPALTFDTSADSHSEGTHELSLGELDRLVAVRAAWLHGHGIRPRDVIVVCSRRAVDYVLTYFAANRIGAIPAFVNYLLDEETRTAYVRGLGPSLVLVERDQLASWAQHDIGTPSLRALEECADGDPTRTIAPYCHHADDPVAITHSSGTTGMPKAVISTHSSLFAGLRHWLTLPRAQGSERMLSALPMHNSMIAAVLSALCNRSAFLQLSTQDGTSVLEAIEAWQPHGVYGFPKTWVDLLSLNPSPSRLRSVRAWWNTGDSAHEPHIRALVAFGQRQQATAHGRHTVEGSLFIDGFGSSEMGHSQFSITHHQDTDHYNRCIGRPHAFTEVRVLDPEGNPLPDGSVGQLAICSPTLSPGYWNDSAKTYQARSDGFFLTGDLGYRDSGGYYYHVDRVADALDRADGTRIYTTVIEEQILAACPAVLDCSAVVSHADGEYHTEILLRLQPSAYSDIELDYETHILGVLDPSAARTVRQVSVVPPDKIPVGTTGKVRKFTLRA; encoded by the coding sequence ATGAATGGCACGACCCGCGGAACACTGGCCCGCGACCCTCTCCTGGGGGCAGGCAACGTCATTGAACGCCTTTTGGCTCACGGAGTTCCTCCGGAGGATCCCGCACTCACCTTCGACACCTCCGCCGACAGCCACTCCGAGGGGACACATGAACTGTCTCTCGGCGAGCTGGACCGCCTGGTCGCCGTACGGGCCGCCTGGCTGCACGGGCACGGCATACGACCCAGGGACGTCATCGTCGTGTGCTCCCGGCGCGCTGTCGACTACGTTCTGACTTACTTCGCCGCCAACCGCATCGGTGCCATTCCCGCCTTCGTCAATTACCTCCTCGACGAGGAGACCCGCACGGCCTACGTGCGCGGTCTCGGGCCGTCACTCGTCTTGGTCGAGCGGGACCAGCTGGCCTCCTGGGCTCAGCACGACATCGGGACCCCGTCGCTGCGCGCTCTGGAGGAATGTGCGGACGGCGACCCCACCCGCACTATCGCACCGTACTGCCACCACGCGGACGATCCCGTCGCCATCACACACTCCTCCGGAACAACCGGCATGCCGAAGGCTGTGATCTCCACCCACAGCAGCCTGTTCGCCGGCCTGCGCCACTGGCTGACGCTGCCTCGGGCGCAGGGCAGTGAGCGGATGCTCAGCGCACTGCCGATGCACAACTCGATGATTGCGGCCGTGCTCTCCGCGCTGTGCAACCGTTCGGCGTTCCTTCAGTTGTCAACGCAGGACGGCACGTCAGTGCTGGAGGCGATCGAGGCGTGGCAGCCGCACGGTGTCTACGGCTTCCCAAAAACCTGGGTGGACCTGCTCAGCCTGAACCCGTCCCCCTCCCGGCTGCGTTCGGTACGCGCCTGGTGGAACACCGGCGACAGCGCCCACGAACCCCACATCCGCGCCCTAGTAGCCTTCGGGCAGCGCCAGCAAGCCACCGCCCACGGGCGCCACACTGTTGAGGGATCGCTGTTCATCGACGGATTCGGCTCATCCGAGATGGGGCATTCACAATTCTCCATCACCCATCACCAGGACACCGACCACTACAACCGGTGCATCGGACGCCCGCACGCATTCACCGAGGTCCGCGTTCTCGACCCCGAGGGGAACCCACTTCCGGACGGCAGCGTAGGCCAACTCGCGATCTGTTCGCCCACCTTGTCCCCCGGTTACTGGAACGACTCCGCCAAGACCTATCAGGCCCGGAGTGACGGGTTCTTCCTCACCGGCGATCTCGGCTACCGCGACAGCGGCGGCTACTACTACCACGTCGACCGTGTGGCTGATGCGCTCGACCGGGCGGACGGCACTCGTATCTATACGACCGTCATCGAGGAACAGATCCTCGCCGCCTGCCCTGCAGTACTGGACTGCAGCGCAGTCGTCTCGCACGCCGACGGTGAGTACCACACCGAGATCCTGCTGAGACTGCAGCCCTCCGCCTACAGCGACATCGAGCTGGACTACGAGACCCACATCCTGGGTGTACTCGATCCTTCGGCAGCCCGCACGGTGCGCCAAGTGAGCGTCGTCCCCCCGGACAAGATCCCCGTCGGAACGACCGGGAAGGTCCGCAAATTCACCCTCCGCGCCTGA
- a CDS encoding beta-ketoacyl synthase N-terminal-like domain-containing protein, with the protein MPVAVTGMAVLSGFGRGTAPLLRGVSIGAPAFRSVRRFAVGSGSRTDLGAVHHDARSLPEELTSSVTEACAMAGLTKAERAATPLFLAIQADREVARQSAVDFRVHGARASAVEVAARCGLYPRRVYTNACTAASTALAEAASMIASGSTECAVVASGYLVDAERFALFSAGGALSDDQHVRPFSSGRRGLLLGDAVGAVVLEKAGRAGGRAQAALMSWALSGDAHHVCRPHPAGAGLARAITSALDRAGLDPQAIDYVNAHGTGTTHNDAAESAALHRALGSHSAHVAVSSSKSVHGHALEASGMLELITTVLALQSGQLPVNAGYLGADEQCGLNLVLSQSQAASDIRYALSLNAAFGGANTALVVGRA; encoded by the coding sequence ATGCCGGTCGCGGTCACGGGCATGGCTGTACTGTCGGGCTTCGGACGCGGCACAGCCCCGCTTCTTCGGGGCGTCTCGATAGGCGCCCCCGCCTTCCGGTCGGTGCGCCGCTTCGCCGTCGGCTCCGGTAGTCGCACCGACCTCGGAGCGGTCCACCACGACGCCCGTAGCCTGCCCGAGGAGTTGACCTCCTCCGTCACCGAGGCCTGCGCGATGGCAGGTCTGACGAAGGCGGAGCGGGCGGCGACACCGCTGTTCCTGGCAATCCAGGCAGACCGTGAGGTAGCCCGTCAGTCGGCCGTCGACTTCCGGGTGCACGGCGCCCGTGCCTCGGCCGTCGAGGTGGCTGCCAGATGCGGGCTGTACCCGAGGCGCGTCTACACCAACGCCTGCACGGCTGCCAGTACCGCACTGGCCGAGGCCGCTTCGATGATCGCGTCCGGTAGTACCGAGTGTGCCGTCGTTGCGAGCGGCTACCTTGTGGATGCCGAACGGTTCGCGCTTTTCTCGGCCGGCGGCGCCCTGAGCGACGATCAGCATGTCCGACCGTTCAGCAGCGGCCGACGGGGCCTGCTGCTCGGCGACGCCGTCGGCGCGGTGGTCCTGGAGAAGGCGGGACGGGCCGGCGGACGGGCACAGGCAGCCCTGATGAGCTGGGCACTGTCCGGTGACGCTCACCACGTCTGCCGGCCGCACCCCGCCGGCGCGGGCCTGGCTCGCGCGATCACCAGCGCGCTCGACCGTGCCGGTCTCGATCCCCAGGCCATCGACTACGTCAACGCGCACGGCACCGGCACGACCCACAACGACGCAGCCGAAAGCGCCGCCCTGCACCGGGCACTGGGCAGCCATTCGGCGCACGTCGCCGTCAGTTCCAGCAAATCCGTGCACGGACACGCATTGGAGGCCTCGGGCATGCTCGAACTCATCACGACGGTGCTTGCGTTGCAGTCCGGGCAGCTTCCAGTCAACGCCGGATACCTGGGAGCGGACGAGCAGTGCGGGCTCAATCTGGTGCTGAGCCAGTCTCAGGCAGCATCGGACATCCGCTACGCGCTGAGTCTCAACGCGGCCTTTGGGGGCGCCAATACCGCACTGGTGGTGGGACGCGCATGA
- a CDS encoding UbiX family flavin prenyltransferase, whose protein sequence is MSQGATTRLVVGMTGATGVAIGVRLLEVARKHPGLETHLVMTKWARATLAMETCYSVREVADMADFSYSSADQAAPIASGSFPVQGMVVVPCSMKTLAAVRAGYGGDLIARAADVTLKERRRLVLVARETPLSDIHLENMLALSRMGATILPPMPAFYNRPTSISDMVDHIVMRVLDQFGIESEIAPRWSGAPREADGVR, encoded by the coding sequence ATGTCGCAAGGGGCGACGACACGCTTGGTCGTCGGCATGACAGGCGCCACCGGTGTTGCGATCGGTGTCAGGCTTCTGGAAGTCGCGAGGAAGCATCCGGGGCTTGAGACCCACCTGGTGATGACAAAGTGGGCGCGGGCCACACTTGCCATGGAGACCTGCTATTCGGTGCGCGAAGTCGCCGATATGGCAGACTTCTCATATTCTTCGGCGGATCAGGCGGCTCCCATCGCCAGCGGATCGTTTCCGGTGCAGGGCATGGTGGTAGTGCCGTGCAGCATGAAGACGCTCGCTGCTGTTCGCGCCGGATACGGCGGTGACCTGATTGCCCGTGCCGCAGACGTGACTTTGAAGGAGCGGCGCCGACTGGTATTGGTGGCGCGCGAGACTCCGCTGTCGGATATTCATCTTGAGAACATGTTGGCGCTTTCCAGGATGGGTGCGACAATCCTGCCGCCAATGCCAGCTTTCTACAATAGGCCGACAAGTATTTCTGACATGGTCGACCATATCGTGATGAGAGTGTTGGATCAGTTCGGCATCGAGTCCGAAATTGCCCCTCGGTGGAGCGGTGCCCCCCGCGAAGCGGACGGAGTGCGGTGA
- a CDS encoding class I adenylate-forming enzyme family protein encodes MDRADLRRIVQECQRRLEKAGLTSGGTVALRLPPSLCYVGHLLASWRIGAQVTVLDHRLTEHEAAEAVKRIDPQVVVSPKTEVTTMLRGYVEVTARYALRAGTPARTAHALLQLSSGSTGNPKIIGRGVHDLLREIDRYRQTDGMPGRGERVVQLSSIAHSFGLVGGLLHSLHAGVLMTLPKQFSAASILDAVTSRTESATLLGVPFHYGLLTTRTPKAGAPQLARAVSGGEKIRPEVAEQFTEQYGIPLGECYGMTETGFIALDFFGRHRPALGPVAPGVAVRVEKGELLVRAPENPYLSTTDASRWTDGWLRTRDAAALDADTEVLTVTGRLDSQVSVGGLKVDLTEVEQVLAALPGVHEAVVVFAGHIVAYLTVAPGTGAAHLRSEMRSRLAAFKRPRRLHLLSSLPRTSTGKLVRDLAVLRAAAADNPSSP; translated from the coding sequence GTGGACCGGGCCGACCTGCGCCGCATCGTTCAGGAATGCCAGCGCCGGCTGGAGAAGGCCGGGCTAACCTCTGGCGGAACAGTCGCGCTGCGACTCCCGCCGTCGCTGTGCTATGTCGGCCACCTGCTCGCCTCATGGAGGATCGGTGCACAGGTCACCGTTCTCGACCACAGGCTGACCGAGCATGAGGCCGCCGAGGCGGTGAAGCGGATCGATCCTCAGGTCGTCGTCTCCCCCAAGACCGAGGTCACGACCATGTTGCGGGGCTACGTCGAGGTCACGGCCCGCTATGCGCTGAGGGCTGGGACCCCGGCACGCACTGCTCACGCGCTGCTCCAACTGAGCTCAGGATCGACCGGAAACCCGAAGATCATCGGACGTGGCGTGCACGATCTGCTCAGGGAGATCGACCGGTACCGGCAGACGGACGGCATGCCCGGTCGGGGTGAGCGGGTAGTACAGCTAAGTTCTATCGCCCATTCCTTCGGACTGGTGGGCGGGCTCCTGCACAGCTTGCACGCGGGAGTGCTGATGACACTGCCCAAACAGTTCAGCGCCGCCTCAATATTGGACGCGGTGACTTCTCGAACTGAGTCGGCCACCCTGCTCGGGGTGCCCTTCCACTACGGCCTGCTCACCACGCGCACCCCAAAGGCCGGGGCTCCACAGCTGGCCCGGGCAGTTAGCGGCGGTGAGAAGATCCGCCCAGAGGTCGCGGAGCAGTTCACCGAGCAATACGGCATTCCGCTGGGCGAATGCTACGGAATGACCGAGACCGGCTTCATCGCGTTGGACTTCTTCGGCCGACACCGGCCGGCCCTCGGCCCTGTCGCCCCCGGTGTCGCTGTGCGGGTGGAAAAGGGGGAGTTGCTGGTCCGCGCTCCGGAGAACCCCTATCTCAGCACGACGGACGCCAGCCGCTGGACGGACGGCTGGCTGCGTACTCGGGACGCCGCCGCCCTCGACGCCGACACAGAGGTGTTGACCGTCACAGGACGACTGGACTCGCAGGTCTCCGTAGGCGGTTTGAAGGTCGACCTGACCGAGGTGGAACAGGTCCTGGCCGCCCTTCCGGGAGTCCACGAGGCCGTCGTCGTCTTCGCCGGACACATCGTGGCGTATCTGACGGTGGCGCCCGGCACCGGCGCCGCGCACCTCCGCAGTGAGATGCGGTCTCGCCTAGCCGCTTTCAAACGCCCACGGCGCCTGCATCTGCTGTCCAGTCTCCCGCGTACCTCGACCGGGAAGCTGGTTCGCGATCTTGCGGTGCTCAGGGCCGCCGCCGCGGACAACCCTTCCTCGCCGTAG
- the fabG gene encoding 3-oxoacyl-ACP reductase FabG has protein sequence MPRTVLVTGGSRGIGLAVAEAFQEKGYRVAVTRRDSAAPDGFFNVACDVTDPRGVDRAFTAVEEEIGPVEILVANAGITEDSLLMRMGDEQFSRVLDTNLYGAWRCARRAVRPMVRARWGRVIFMSSVSAYSGGAGQTNYAASKSGLVGIARSMVRELGPRNITTNVVAPGWIDTEMTAALPSAHRAKVLEEIPLGRPGSVRDVASAVTWLAAEESGYITGAVLPVDGGLGMGH, from the coding sequence GTGCCCCGTACCGTGCTTGTGACAGGAGGGAGCCGTGGTATTGGTCTCGCCGTGGCCGAGGCATTTCAAGAAAAGGGGTACAGAGTCGCAGTCACTCGTCGCGACTCGGCTGCGCCGGACGGTTTCTTCAACGTTGCCTGCGATGTCACAGATCCGAGAGGGGTCGATCGCGCCTTCACTGCTGTGGAGGAGGAGATCGGGCCGGTGGAGATTCTTGTGGCGAATGCCGGGATCACCGAGGACTCGCTGTTGATGCGTATGGGGGACGAGCAGTTCAGTCGGGTGTTGGATACGAATCTGTACGGTGCCTGGCGGTGTGCGCGCCGCGCTGTTCGGCCCATGGTTCGGGCGCGTTGGGGCCGCGTGATATTCATGTCTTCGGTGTCCGCATATTCCGGGGGAGCGGGGCAGACCAACTACGCGGCCAGTAAATCGGGGCTGGTCGGCATTGCCCGGTCGATGGTGCGGGAACTCGGGCCTCGGAATATCACGACAAACGTCGTGGCGCCGGGATGGATCGACACCGAGATGACAGCCGCGCTGCCGAGCGCCCACCGAGCAAAGGTCCTTGAGGAGATCCCGCTCGGGCGGCCCGGGAGTGTCCGCGACGTCGCCAGTGCCGTGACCTGGCTGGCCGCAGAGGAGAGCGGTTACATCACGGGAGCTGTTCTGCCCGTGGACGGTGGACTGGGCATGGGGCACTGA
- a CDS encoding transposase family protein — translation MSAGVATNRSRLPLWADGLPVTVQKPEPHVPSVCHRLSRQVAFVGRVFGLSLAERLVRLPDPRHRRGVRHPFVAVLLIAASAVVAGARSYTAIGQWARSAPQRTLARLGARLLTSLNVWIAPSRSTLRRIVSTVCPGGLADLTGEVPAGVESVAADGKSARGSRHGQTPAAHLLAAMTSDGQTITQPPSYAYRTGRMKSPASPPCWPPSGWPGSW, via the coding sequence ATGTCGGCGGGGGTCGCTACGAACAGATCGAGGCTCCCGTTGTGGGCGGATGGCCTGCCAGTCACCGTTCAAAAACCGGAGCCTCATGTGCCGTCAGTCTGCCACCGTCTGTCTCGTCAAGTCGCCTTCGTTGGAAGGGTGTTCGGGCTGTCGTTGGCGGAGCGGCTGGTCAGACTCCCAGACCCGCGGCATCGCCGGGGCGTACGTCACCCGTTCGTGGCGGTGCTGCTGATCGCTGCGTCCGCCGTGGTGGCGGGCGCGCGGTCGTACACGGCGATCGGGCAGTGGGCCCGCAGTGCGCCGCAGCGGACACTGGCCCGGCTCGGCGCACGCCTGCTGACCTCGCTGAACGTGTGGATCGCGCCGAGCAGGTCGACACTCCGGAGGATCGTTTCCACCGTCTGTCCAGGTGGTCTGGCTGACTTGACCGGGGAGGTCCCGGCCGGGGTGGAGTCGGTGGCCGCGGACGGCAAGAGCGCCCGCGGGTCCCGCCATGGCCAGACCCCGGCCGCGCATCTGCTCGCTGCCATGACCAGCGACGGCCAGACCATCACCCAGCCACCCAGCTACGCGTACCGGACAGGACGAATGAAATCACCTGCTTCGCCGCCCTGCTGGCCCCCTTCGGGCTGGCCGGGATCGTGGTGA
- a CDS encoding UbiD family decarboxylase: MDALAECGDVICVDRLVDPCLEMGAIIRRSYETRSPAPLFTRLTGVAAGHRVLGAPAALSSDPRRPLARVALSLGLPAEVTGRQIVEHIAEARRRPTVPPVEVATGPCKENIRVGPRASLEGFPAPLLHLGDGGRYINTWGTIVACTPDGTFTNWSIARIMMIDEKRLTGLVAPGQHLHKVWRQWAELGRPMPYALVQGGDPALPFVAGMPLPDGVEEAGFLGALTGKPVEVVRCETVDLMVPANAEIVIEGYLSTSPDADEGPMGEFTGYIPQHGSKQPSYTVEAVTHRHDPIWPHVVEGQPVDEFHTASGISLAAEILSHLRAAGLPVSTVWAPFESATHWTAITVSGTWREQLPGLTSGELVERIKDALATCRAYVLLTRTFVLDDDIDPSNISELIWALATRWHPTEGHHVRTGPIVPLLACYSPAEQASASGPKGVYDCLLPEPGQGRLVRSSFQHGYPADLQQEVVRTWTP, encoded by the coding sequence GTGGATGCACTCGCCGAATGTGGCGATGTGATCTGCGTCGACCGCCTGGTGGATCCGTGTCTCGAAATGGGTGCGATCATTCGCAGGAGCTATGAGACACGCTCGCCGGCTCCGCTGTTCACCCGTCTCACCGGCGTTGCTGCCGGGCATCGCGTACTCGGTGCTCCGGCCGCGCTCAGCTCCGATCCCCGGCGACCACTCGCCCGCGTCGCACTGTCCCTTGGACTGCCTGCGGAGGTGACCGGTCGTCAGATCGTCGAACACATAGCTGAGGCGCGGCGGCGACCAACAGTGCCCCCTGTTGAGGTGGCGACCGGTCCCTGCAAGGAGAACATCCGCGTCGGGCCGCGGGCCTCGCTGGAGGGATTCCCCGCTCCTCTGCTGCACCTCGGCGACGGCGGCAGGTACATCAACACTTGGGGAACCATCGTCGCGTGTACGCCCGACGGCACGTTCACGAACTGGTCCATCGCGCGGATCATGATGATCGACGAGAAGCGCCTGACCGGCCTGGTCGCCCCTGGCCAGCACCTGCACAAGGTTTGGCGTCAATGGGCCGAACTAGGCAGACCCATGCCTTATGCCTTGGTCCAGGGAGGGGACCCGGCGCTTCCCTTCGTCGCCGGCATGCCCCTGCCGGACGGAGTGGAGGAAGCTGGCTTCCTCGGTGCTCTGACGGGCAAGCCGGTGGAGGTCGTGCGCTGCGAGACGGTCGACCTGATGGTGCCCGCGAACGCCGAGATTGTGATTGAAGGGTATCTGTCGACCTCCCCGGACGCCGACGAAGGGCCGATGGGGGAGTTCACCGGCTATATCCCCCAACACGGCAGTAAACAGCCCTCGTACACCGTCGAGGCTGTCACTCACCGCCATGACCCGATCTGGCCTCACGTTGTGGAGGGTCAGCCGGTGGACGAGTTTCATACCGCCTCTGGGATCTCGTTGGCCGCAGAGATTCTCTCGCACCTGCGTGCGGCGGGACTGCCAGTGAGCACCGTCTGGGCGCCCTTCGAGAGCGCCACCCACTGGACGGCCATCACCGTGTCAGGAACCTGGCGGGAGCAGTTGCCTGGTCTGACATCGGGCGAACTGGTGGAACGAATTAAAGATGCCCTTGCCACCTGCCGCGCTTACGTGCTGTTGACCCGGACCTTCGTCCTCGACGACGACATCGATCCGAGCAACATCAGCGAGCTGATATGGGCCCTGGCCACTCGCTGGCACCCCACCGAGGGTCATCACGTCCGGACCGGGCCCATCGTCCCATTGCTAGCATGCTATTCGCCAGCCGAGCAGGCGTCCGCCAGCGGCCCGAAGGGCGTCTATGACTGCCTCCTGCCAGAACCCGGCCAAGGACGACTGGTCAGAAGTTCCTTCCAGCACGGGTACCCGGCCGACCTTCAGCAGGAGGTGGTCAGGACATGGACCCCCTGA